From a single Budorcas taxicolor isolate Tak-1 chromosome X, Takin1.1, whole genome shotgun sequence genomic region:
- the LOC128069719 gene encoding profilin-2-like, whose translation MQCIGDISEEVWQDCITLFLQTGMCCDAAVITNSPPWLLASYPEGNLFQLTQEEIQILLAREGREKLFLQGITLAGTKCLLIRDNLYTEGNNTMDLRTKGQSRGSQAVTVVQIESVYLVVMGQKGTEGGPLNLKAFEMAGYIKEAIHQHMAHF comes from the coding sequence ATGCAGTGCATAGGGGATATCAGTGAAGAAGTGTGGCAAGACTGCATCACCCTCTTCCTGCAGACTGGGATGTGCTGTGATGCGGCAGTAATCACCAATTCCCCACCTTGGTTGTTAGCTTCTTATCCTGAAGGCAACCTGTTCCAACTGACCCAGGAAGAAATTCAGATCTTGCTGgcgagagaagggagagagaagttGTTTCTTCAGGGAATCACTCTTGCAGGGACCAAATGCTTGTTGATCCGGGACAACCTATACACTGAGGGCAACAACACCATGGATCTCCGCACCAAAGGCCAGAGTCGGGGCAGCCAAGCAGTGACAGTAGTTCAGATCGAGTCTGTATACCTTGTGGTGATGGGACAAAAAGGAACAGAAGGAGGGCCTCTCAACCTCAAGGCTTTTGAGATGGCGGGTTACATCAAAGAGGCCATTCATCAACACATGGCCCATTTCTAA